In the Pecten maximus chromosome 5, xPecMax1.1, whole genome shotgun sequence genome, CCAAAACCTGGTATTAGTTCATCAAAATCAAGGATGTTTAAAGAAGTCATCAAGTAAAAGAACTCTGAATGAATTTTTATCAAGTGCttgtatttaaatgatattgtgTGCTATTATTAAACCTTGTTTTagcacccaaaactaaataAACTTATGTACTTCCACAAAATGGTTCATGATTTAGGTAGTCTGGGTATAGACAACTACAGGTTGACCAGACAAATTCAGGCGAGTTGGTGAGACTGTCATTTGTGCCCTCATTCAAGACAATAAGTCTGAAATCACTTCCAAATCCCCTTTGCTAGTTAACAaccaaaatacattgtagattgaCTATGGTCCTTCTGATCACAATGTACTTGTTGTAAAGAAGTATTAAAAACAAAGGTAACAGCGTCATTCATTCAATATtgtattactttttttttggaCAAAATCTGCGATCACATAAAGGAATTCAAAAGGTTACATGACTTTGAAGGTGAAAAGCTGAAAAAGTATAAATAATCCACTCACACACACGATGAGACTTTTTCTGACGTCCTAATCAACAGACTGGACATACAGCAGGTCCATTATAGCACTAGGTTGTACCGGTAGCTGAACAATTAATAGCATTATGTGAAATAAACTTCTGACAGTCAGTTTTTGATCAACAACTCAATGAACAGAACTAGTATTCTGTTTTTGTTCTAAACTCGACTAAACAAAACCCCCATCTGTATGTTTTTGACCAACACTTCCTCCCGATTATGGACTATTTAGACACAAAGTAATGGAATATTTTACTGAATGACAAGTATATCACAGTAAAGCTGGTAATTCAGCTAGGATACGTATAGCTGGGTAGTCCGTCCCTTCCTTTGTCTAGACAAACCATGATCAGTACTACAAACAATTCTTTCATTAACAGTCAAACTTCCATTTTTGTTGGTTCACCAATAAGGGGACATTTGTAAGATTGGAGTATCCTCACAAATTGATGAAATGGAAGGTTTTCTTCATAGTTTTTTTTGCAAGGTTGATTTGAATTGTGACAGATATCATGATGTTCCTCACAAGCCAATGAAAGTTCAATACACACATCAGCACTCGCCTTTCTTTCTCTTACACATCTACAAACATACTACATATTTCATCCCTAAACATTCTCTGAACAAAATCTAGAGCGCTCTCAAAACCAAAGGAGGGggttatatataaaaaatggaAGCAGTCATGAATGTCCTTTCAATGATTTTTTCATTACTTTAGTCATCATCCCAGTTCTTGTTCTCCTTTGCCTTTGGTCCACCAGCTGGCTTAGCCATGATGATctgtaaacatacaacattCTGTATCAAACATTGAAAGTTGGAGGCGGGGAACTTCTCCTTTATCAGATGTGTTAAATCTTAAGGTATATcttctatattttatatcttaGAGCaggaaatatttgtaaaatcaCTAGTTACATCTCCTGTTTGATGTCTTAGTGCAGGGAATATTGGTAAAATAAGGTATATATCTTTATCTTATGTCTGAGCAGGGAATAATCATTATGTATTTTACCTGGTCCACTTTGAGTACAGTGCAGGCAGCTGCAGTGGCAAACTTGATTCCCCAGTATTTGTTGATATACAGATCTAAGATTTCCTTTTCCACAGCATCGGCTACATCTACTGGACTGGCCTGAATGGAAGGTAACCATGTATAAAGTTAATTTCAGAACACAATTGGAAAATACTATTGTCACTCTTTTCTGCCAaatgaactacatttttttctagtctatgttttatttccaaataataaatgatttttCTTAACCCTACCTAATCAGAAAATATTAAAAGCTCTTCAGCGACCAAAAGTTGCAAggatgtaataaaacattttaaactgaTGGACTTTAAAACTTACAGAAGTACTGTGTACTTTAGAAATGTGgatttattttatcatacaattaccattattgttataacacatatCTGGACTATTACCTCTATGTCCACTCCAACATTCTTTTTACCCTCCTGGTGAGCAGCGTAGAGTTTTGACAATACCTCTGTTGCCTGTAATAACAATTGTATGGTTAGTTAGTTTACATTTGGAATGAGGCCttcaattgtttttattaaaatgttcataaaaATTTCTTCGAAGATCTGCCATTTGCATCTTTCCCCAATAGACAGGTCATAGCAGACTACAACAAGGCCAGGGGGCAATGGGAGAGTTTGATCAAGGGGAACAACCCTTACAACAGTTTTTCAAGGCTCAtcactgcagtgaaaatataagttatatcaGTTTAATGATAATCTTCTATATTTCACAggcaaaaatgtaataaacatgtttatcataTGTAGCATTTAAACTGTTTGGTAAAGTATGGTGTGGGTCACTTTTGTTGTAAATAGCACTTGTAGCTTATCTACAGTTCTGAGGATGTCATGTGGTTATCACAGGAAGGCCCCCAACTTTTACCCTCCATAGTCGTTAAGATTTAAGTAATACAGATGTCTGTTGCAGCTGTTCTATTTAACTATTTGGTCATACATTTAACACATTCCTTGTATATTTTCACACCTCAATTTCACAACACTGGTACTGTCCATCTCACTGTTCAGCTTCAGGAACAAACAATTTATTTGAAGAAGATTTTAACCTCTTCCAAACATGATCATTTCCCACCCTCTGTTATGCTCTTGACTAAAATGTTGTATCTATGCAAACTGAACTTTTCACTTATTAAAACAGCTTTCtttaatatataactatatatgatTGATGAAGATGTATTGGCGTCAATTTATGATGAACTTGTAAATGTTACTTACCTTTGCCCCTGCATTCTCCGATATAGCTCGTGGAATTACTTCTAAAGATTCAGCAAACTTCATAATGGCATATTGCTCTAGACCAGGTTGACCCTTCAAAACCAAAATTCTTAGTTACTTCTGTATCTATAATGACTCTTTAAATTAGTACTAAAATACCTAGGCCTGtttgattttttaatatatttcaagcATATATCTTGACAGACCTGCTGATATTAATGCATGCCATGAAAGTCCAAATGTTTATATCATGATTAAACAAATATGGCCCCGGTTTTGGTTATTATTGTACAGGATTTGtatttattagatattttttaGCTATATTTGCGGTTTGGAAAATAAGGGAAACATCAAAATTGAATGTGTTGATTTTGCGAGTCAGTTGGTATTGATAGTCAAAAGGGCAGTAATGTAACTTCATCATTAACAAAGAGAGCTCATTTTCAAATCTCATTCTGATCATGGCATTGTCCATATAATGATCACCTGTCATATAAATTTCCGTTTGTTCCCTGTGAAACCTATTGTGACCGGGGACAATACTGACCctataaaattgatataaagagatagatacagtactcaTTACAAATAAATAAGGATTTCAACTATACACACCTCTCCATATGTAGTCAATTGTTTGGCCAATTCTATTTCCGTGGCACCAGCTCCTGGTACAACTCTAACATCCTGCGAGTAATTAATGCAAATTATATTTTTCCTCAATCtaaatatatactacagtattaGAATTCATcgtatttgaaaacaaaaatgttgactCTTCGAAGATATTTCAAGTTATCATTAGCTTCAGAAAAGGTTTTATGAAGCTGTTGCCCTTACCTTTGTTAATGCCTTGAATGTATTGACACCGTCATCAACAGCACGAACAACATCATCTAGGATATTATCTGTGGAGCCTCGGACAATGATGGTCGACACAGCACTCTCCTCCTTGTCTGCCAAGGCAATAATGATCTTATATATCAGAAGAATGAACTTAGCTTACAAAATATCAAGACAATTTATGTGAACATAACTTATACTTTAAATCAGttttcaataataataaaaaaaaaagagttttaatttatatattccAGGAGAAATGTACAGAAAAGGAAATAAATATCTTATAGAACCTTAGCTGAGAAAGCTCTTGTTTATATACCTTGTTTGAACACAATAACCGAAGTGTCTCCTATCTCATCTACAAACACATGATCACAGTATCCACTTTCATCTGTCGTTGGTGGGGTCtgaaatattgtacaaaattaATCTATATTACCAAGTCAatctcaaaacaaaatacactTTCTCTCAATCAAAATATTCTGTTAATTAATTGTATACACCTAAGTGATTTACAGCAATAAAACTGTTGATACTTACAATCCTAGGAAGGGGTGTGGCTCCTATAGACTTGCATAGTCTCCTCAGGTCCCACTTAGACATAAGCCTCACTACCATCAGCTGGTATTTGTTACAGAAATGGAGAGCAAGCTCTCCTACCTTTCCTCCAGATACCACCACTTTACAGCCAGTATCAGCTATAGCTTTAATTTGctgtgaaaagaaaaaaacgtctttttaaaaagatgtttttaaataaaatgtccAACTggtaatttgacattttttatgAACATAATGAAATTTTTTTGGAACATGCTTCACCATTAGATGATAAATGTCTGTTACTGAAGTTGACTAAGTAATTTTTGCTAACAGCATCTGATCGATTtcaaaaacaaagaatttaCAACTTACTTCTTCCATTAAATTTTCTTCTCCTTTGCTAAATGCTAGCAGTTCGTCAGCAGACCTGATGGATATTTTACCCTAAAAAAGACCCACACATTATGTTtagtaatatatatcattaaataggTATGATCATTAAGCAAGAAATACATTAATACATTAACTGTTACAGAGCacaaaatggatatttttaccaggtggcctatttggctaccaagtcataaaaGATTAACACAATCGCAaattcacaaaaacattttagGGGCCATACAGACGCCTTacaggtcaataactggtcgccaatggtgaatttaaggcgcCATTGCCACTTAAATAGGTGCCACTTTGAGCCTTGGAACAAACCTTAAAATTGTGCATAAATTTATCAACATCATATGTTTGATGTGAAGCTATAGGCTGGATAGATTATTGTGGCATTTTGCCTAATTTGATACCTACAGTATACCGATAAAATAGCAGATGCCCATAGGTCACCTGGCTACTCCGGTGAcctaaaatatcaatatcaaaagtGATTTCCTAGTCAgacaataacaattaagtaacaagaggctcagagagcctgcatcgctcacatggatatttcagtaattatggcagAATACTCATTTgagttatattaaaaaaaatttccttctatttttgaactgcctctcccaacaatggtCAAGTTACAGGTGGACCAAATCTTGTCATTCTTGAAAAAGCAAAAGGATTCGAAAGTTTTTTACTCTATTTCCCCAATATGACCCAGCCCCTCTTGGGCCAAGGGAAAGACATCCTCTGTTTATACACaagatctcctttgcccaataatgctccagaccaaatttcataaaaatccattcaggcattcaggaTTAGTAGGGATTTTAAGGATTTACTTCGATTACCCTATTGGGCCCAAGGTGAGCCAAAAATTGATGGAAATTCCAGTTGGTTCTTACCGAAGTTTCTGTCTGCATGGAATCAAGGGGACAGGAGTAGACAACCACTTTACAGTTCTCTGCCTTGGTTAGGTCTCCCTCTACCAGACGTTTAAACACCATTCCTCTTATCACTGTGGAGTTGTTGATTCCACTCCCCTACAAAGGTCAAATTTATACACATAAAAGTCTACAAAGGTCAAATTTATACACGTAAAATTCCACATGTctacaccatatatatatttcatacgAGTTTTATACAGTttaatattatacattattttcCAGGGTACTGGGTAATTATGATCGGATAGTAGTTGATAATGAAGTAAATGTGATACATCTTCATCTTCTAGATTTACCATAATTAAAGGTTAATTTTGATGAATGACGCTGTAATTAAAGACTTACCAGAATTTTGGAGGTTCTGACATTATCTACATTGAAGCTCACTTTCTGAGGTAAAATGGATACTGAAAGTCAATAAAAGTCGCATGTAAATCttaatatttaatcattttcacATGGTGAGGCAATTGCTTGAATCATctctaaaatatataaagcagCCAATATTATATACAGCCCTATGGTAAGCAGCATTTCCTGTGTCCATACCATATTTAATCTTGCTGTTCTCTTGTGTCTTTCGTACAGTCCTTTGAAGAAAGAGTGCTTGTAAAATATGTCTTCATTCATAATGATTCTAAATCAAATGTTAATAATGAAGCAAGGTATGCCATATTTACCGAGAACATAAAGGTACcaaagttttactgtaaacaGATGGGCCCCTAGAATTATTTTCTTGGCTGGTGGTAGTGCATCCTTGCCCCGACCTCTCcaaattttgacaatttttagTGCCTATACTTACTGCAGGCATCCACAACAAGGTTTGCCAGGAAGTCTTCATTTCCATACTGCTTGCTCATTATAGCAGATTTGACAATCTTTTGAACATCTGCTTTATTTCTCAGGTTCTTTATTTCTCCACAAACAAGATCTAAAACAAACAAGCACAGCCGCTGATTAATTTGGAAACCTAACTAAATGTTTAATctgtaaaatacatacatatttcaGTGGCCCCATTATTTTAGCACTTTTCACACTCTTGAAATTGACCACTACAAGTTTTAAGAAGAATAAAGAGAAAGCTTTGTGAGTTTGACAGGGACGGTTGATACAATTATTTTATGaaacaacttgttttattttttatcgaacatatttttttcatttcagatttttttgtTTACCATTATAAAGTATCATACCTGGAAGGAGATCTTGAGCTTTCTTAGCAGCTAACTCATATCCATCAGTCACCTCTGTCACAGACAAACCCTACAAACACGATAAATATTGCGATGTTAAATCACACAGCAAGGCAATATACAAATTGATCAAACCAGATTGTAATTAGAAACAAAACAGAATTACTTCCTTTTCTTTTAATAATCACTTATAAATTATACTGTTTCAATACGGTAATCATTGTATGcagtttttcataaaaaatctgCTTCTGCTTACAATGCAGTTTTTTGTACTTGTATTAATGGAATGCTACTCTGTGTTTTGATAATGACAATGCACAGGGAAAAGATCCCCTAAAAGTACAAATGTCTGAAGTAACACATTTTATACTGTGTTGAATTTAACATTACAAAGTCATAAAGGAAAAGTCTGAAATCTGATTTTTCTGGATGAAAATGAAACCTACCATCCTCAGCAGACTTTCTGCCTGCTCCAAGAGAGCTCCAGCAAAGACAAGAGTGAAGTTGGTACCATCTCCAACTTCCTGCTCCTGTTGATGTGATGCAATTACCAACATCTTGGCTGCTGGGTGCTGAACCTCCAGTTCTCGTAGGATGGTGGCAGCATCATTGGTCACAAAGAGCTTTTCTAACTGGTTGATGACCATCTTATTCTGGCCTGTAACatgaaatattacacaaaacTTTGTTTACACTTCATTACATATTTTACACAGCCTACTTCCATCATAAAGAATTGTCTGAATTTCTTCTATGTGTTTGCCGACATTGCAATTTTAATACCCTACTAATTGGTTATTCATCTTCAACTAGAAACTTAAACGTTAATAAACAGTAGTTTGACAGTCAGACTATTGTAATTTTAAACCTCTGCTAATTCATCTTCAACTAGTAACTTAAACATTAATTAAATAACAGTAGTTTGATAGACTAGATAAATCTTCATGAGCTTTAACACTGTAACATGTAGATCTCCCATAAAAAGACTGGGCTGTTACCGAAATACCTTGGACTGTCCTGTTCATGCTACAAATCTTACCTAGTGGGCCCAAGGCTGATCGTGTGGTCCTCGCTAACTCCTTACAAGCGTCTATGTTCCGATAGACAGCCTCTTCTAGTCCACTATAGTGCTACATGATTAAAAGAGAAACACATTTGATAAAGTTACcatttcaattttcgaaattaTCCGTGTTTCCTGCGATggaataaataaacataattgcACAGAAAATCCACAAAACCCTACTGCTGTGCAATTCGCACCGAAATATTCTGCCACACCTCCACTTCATTCAGATATCATACACATGTGACACCACAGACAACCATAAACAGATCATAGCATGGCGAGTGATTAGGTTATTAGTTTTGCTGTGATGATATAACTAGTTAATGAAATCAGaatataaacaagagatcccagaggaatcttggcgcccaccattgaatgatcttcataggttccatgtcagattgatcttttctctacttttcccttcattttatatattaattactaatctgtgcaaattgagacatccctccagtacttttcaaacaagggaatcctagctatataagaaatttgagatttaacgataatggctgtttgtttgccaggttgttttcaggacagactggtccaaaaatgcaatacaagggaccaaggggaacctacttatgaaatttgagaaagatccattcagtactttgagaaatagagataacaaacttcaattgtcaaaatccaagatggcggtctgtcggccatattgttttccaattgatctcaaaatgcaataagcataacgaggcaccaaggggaacctcaattcgaaatttgagaaagatcccttcagtactttctcagaaatagcgataacaaacttcaattgtcaaaatccaagatggctgcctgtcggccatgttattttcagattggtctcaaaatgcaacatgcataactaagcaccaagggaaacttacatatgaaatttgagaaagatcacttcagtactttctcagaaatagcgataacaaacttcaattgtcaaaatccaagatggctgcctgacggccatgttgttatccgattggtctcaaatcgcaatatgcataactatgcaccaaggggaacctacatatgaaatttgagaaagatcccttcagtactttctcagaaatagtgataacaaacttcaattgtcaaaatccaagatggctgcctgtcggccatgttgttatccgattggtctcaaaatgcaatatgcataactaggcaccaaggggaaccttcatatgaaatttgagaaagatcccttcagtactttctcagaaatagcgataacaaacttcaattgtcaaaatccaagatggctgcctgtcggccatgttattttcagattggtctcaaaacgcaatatgcataactaggcaccaaggggaacctacatatgaaatttgagaaagatcccttcagtactttctgagaaatagcgataacaagaattgtttacggacggagggacggagggacggacggacgacggaccacggacgcagggcgatttgaatagcccaccatcatcagatggtgggctaaaaacttaaaaaatattACACACAAAAATGAACTCACTCATGCACAAAGTCACATCAATATGAGCACCACATACAGGGCAGTGTAACAATATTTCCACATTTACTGATAGGCAACTTTTTATGATGTTTACTATCTTGATGTGTCCTCATTTTCTCAATGAATCCAATTTCAGTGGCCCATTAGCTAATCGCTATCTCAGAGAGTCGTGTCagtcattttttgttttttgtttgtgaacAGATTGCCTGTGCATGCTTGTACTGAAAGGCTTAGGCAGTGAACAATTTTCGCACTTACctgaatttacattttcaaagcTTTAATTTTTACTAGTTGATGAAAATACAAGATTCTCGTTTATATTTATCCTTATAGGATAAACTCATTTCAACGATATAATGCCCCATCAACGATGCATAAACACAGGTTAAGTTATTATCTGGGAGTGCTACCTTTTGATCACTGccaaaaacagatttttttaacTACAGAAAGGGGAGGTGGTGACATTAGATGGAAATCAGTGGGTCTCTTAGTGTAGAACTTCGCGTTGAGTATGGATACCTCAGAGGTATGCCGGGCAGTTAGAGCAAATAAACTATGTGTAGTTATAAACAAGGGATGATAAGATTTGTCCTGATGAAGACCCTGTGATAGGGTCGAAACTAGTAGACCAATAAAATCTTGGCAATGCTCGAGAATGTTGTGGTTACTATCCCTTGTTTATAAGATCTTTTTTAGATCATAAAATGTCAGCCCTTTCAAACATACACCAATTGCAATCTGTCACGGATTTGTTTGTCAAATGTTGAAAACATCCAACAAGCTAAATCAGCACTGGGACTTGATAAAcatggcaattttttttttgattgtCATATTCGAAAACTTGAATTGTGTTACATTGTTGGCAAACAACAGAAAATGAAGACTAATGTcataaaatctataaataagTATGTTGTCCCgattatcaattataattgATATCTAATCAGAAAGGCAACTGATTCCTGATGATAGATTGAGACATTGGTTTTAAAAACCAGAAGTGCAAGTTATACTTTCACTTAAAAGAGAATGGAAGTTCTATGTCATTTAACTCTCAACTGCAACTTCTTACCAATCATGCTATTTGACTATAATTaattgccaaaaaaaaaatatataactgttTAGCAATAAAGATTATAACGTTGAAAAGGTGAAATGGAAAAATAAAGATATGAAATTACTTGGGGCAAACTTGGCTTCTGAAAAATGGGTTTATTCAACCCCGGAGAAAAGGAAAAGTTTTACAATTACTGAATCTTTTCTTACACTATgacaagggggggggggggggggggggggggggggggggggtgtaaatgtgtcattgtaaaattttaatgtaaaatggcTAATTGTTTTCCCGTTTGCCTGGGCCtgtgaggggtgtgtccctgtgGGTCCAATGATTGGTCAGTGAAGTAAGCTGGTACTCACGGCCTCCGTCCAATCCCCGATTTACCCAGGGTCCCCTAGGTCCCGGTTTAGGTTTGAATCACAGAAGTTTTATTCATTCGAGATACTTTGGCTTGCGTGTCAACTTTGTTTTTTGTCACGTCAAGTCGGAAGTTCGGAGCCTAAGTCGGGCACATACGACCGAACTTTCATTACGATGGTATCAATCACGAGCATATTCGAGTAACAGAAGATCAGGAGAATCAATTCTTCGACACGAAACCTGATTAAGCTGTATAATTACGAACTCTCGATTTATTTCCCATTGTGTTGGGAACTCCGAGCTACGAGTCCAACGATCCGATTTGTGTTGAGAACATCGATTTACGCACTTGTTAATATGGCCGGTGAATGGTGAATGAACTTGATTGGGTCATGCAGAGAAATCGTAGAACCAAATCCCGAATTGATTATCGATCCTTACACGAAGGGAATTGGAACAGTAGTGTGTCCGATATATCTGAAACGAACCCTCAAGAACTGTCTATAAACATTGCAAATCAAGAGGACCTATTTTTCGCTTCGTGTGCAGGAATGGCTGAAGGGGGTAAATCTGTCACGCCCCGGGCTTATCGCAGTCTAGAGAACGTTTGCATCGAGTCTCCTTTGGTTAGTGATGTGGACAAGCGCCTTGAGGAGGCAGACCGGGAGATCGCGCTGTTAGAGAAAAAACTGGAGTCGGCCAGATTGAACAGTGCATTAAAGGACAGAAGGAAGAAGCGGGATGATCTTCAGAGGCAGTTAGATGACATCCAGCAGGATCAGCCTCAATCAGCAGCGACTGGCCTTGGTTCAGGTATGCCTAACGACATAGACTTGATTAAACTGAGAAAAATGGACCAGCTGGTCAGCAGATCGAGCAAGAAGATGTCCAGGGTGTTGCCGGAATTTTCCGGTAGTGATACTGACTCTGACACTCTATCAGTCGCCTCATCGGCTTCCTACAATAGCTTTAAACGAGCACGTAAGGGTGAAAAACTCAGATCTGGTTTGAAAGCTAAAGCTGGAGACGTCGTGAAATTCCCTCAAGCTTATCCCCACCACTTTCttcaatacaaatatgtaaGTAAGAATCCCCAGTTTCAAGATCTCACCTTTAAATTATTTGTGGCGGGAGAGCTTGAGATAATTTCCAAGACGAGCTCTGCTTCAGAGAAGGAAGGAAGGACAGTATTCCTTCAGAAAATTGTGTATTATAGCAATATTTATGAATGGAAAGCCTTGCTTGCATGGTATGCGGCATGGCTTCGCAAGATAGAGTTGGGTGAGAGATCATGGTCAGATGATCCCTCAAGTATTGAAGTCCCAATTTTGGCGAAACATGTGTTGATGCAAAAAAATGAGAAACCCAGAAATAGTGGTCCGATTCAGTCGGACTCTGGGAGAGTTTGGTTTTGTGTAATGTTTCAGAAAAATCGTTGTAGCGAAAGAGGGGATCATGATGGCGACATACGGGGTGTCAAAAGGCATTTGCTACATATCTGTGCCACATGTTGGAAAAAAGATGGGGTAAAAAGACAACATCCTGAATCAGCAGAGACATGTCCAAATGCCTTGTGACTAACCGTCCCGTCTGTAGGTATTGAGATAGATCCAGACACCTCAATTATAGAACCCGAGTATGTGCCTTTTGAATTTGGAGGTAATTTGTTTGTATCGGGTGGCCAAGATATTGATTATAGACATATACCTATAGACGCTGTAGATGATATAGTTTCTGAGGTACCCGAAGAAACTGTTAGAAATTTACAGGTTCAATCCTGCTTTAATTTTAATACCCAAAGGACCCCTGTTAAGTCAAATTTTAACATCAGATATATGAAAGACAGGTTAGAGTTGTACTCGGATCTAgaggttttaaaatttttagagT is a window encoding:
- the LOC117328094 gene encoding T-complex protein 1 subunit theta-like; translation: MAMHVPTAPGFAQMLKDGAKHYSGLEEAVYRNIDACKELARTTRSALGPLGQNKMVINQLEKLFVTNDAATILRELEVQHPAAKMLVIASHQQEQEVGDGTNFTLVFAGALLEQAESLLRMGLSVTEVTDGYELAAKKAQDLLPDLVCGEIKNLRNKADVQKIVKSAIMSKQYGNEDFLANLVVDACISILPQKVSFNVDNVRTSKILGSGINNSTVIRGMVFKRLVEGDLTKAENCKVVVYSCPLDSMQTETSGKISIRSADELLAFSKGEENLMEEQIKAIADTGCKVVVSGGKVGELALHFCNKYQLMVVRLMSKWDLRRLCKSIGATPLPRITPPTTDESGYCDHVFVDEIGDTSVIVFKQDKEESAVSTIIVRGSTDNILDDVVRAVDDGVNTFKALTKDVRVVPGAGATEIELAKQLTTYGEGQPGLEQYAIMKFAESLEVIPRAISENAGAKATEVLSKLYAAHQEGKKNVGVDIEASPVDVADAVEKEILDLYINKYWGIKFATAAACTVLKVDQIIMAKPAGGPKAKENKNWDDD